A genomic region of Papaver somniferum cultivar HN1 chromosome 7, ASM357369v1, whole genome shotgun sequence contains the following coding sequences:
- the LOC113298197 gene encoding uncharacterized protein LOC113298197, which translates to MTCACISRYPVLHPRAILPLDSRLRFRGRITRPYPAATSTTASSRSGFLSAAITCELNQSNVSQKSEEWFALRKDKLTTSTFSTALGFWKGNRRSELWHEKVFSPDTDSFSAAARACMNWGVVNEPVAIERYKSITGREVDLLGFATHTEEQFGWVGASPDGLLGSSTDGGILEVKCPYNKGKPELALPWSTLPFYYMPQVQGQMEVLDRDWVDLYCWTQNGSTIFRVHRDRQYWQLMTGILREFWWENVIPARELLLLGKEQDVKVYEPSSTHRQTGLMIVKSLKLAAESELLCREIAGEINFFKPK; encoded by the coding sequence ATGACATGTGCCTGCATAAGTCGGTATCCAGTACTCCACCCAAGAGCAATTCTACCTTTGGACTCTAGATTGAGATTTCGTGGTCGAATCACCCGGCCTTATCCCGCTGCTACCTCAACAACGGCTTCCTCAAGATCAGGATTTCTTTCAGCTGCTATTACATGTGAACTAAACCAGTCCAATGTGTCCCAGAAGTCCGAGGAATGGTTTGCCCTACGGAAAGATAAGCTGACAACAAGCACGTTTAGTACGGCTTTGGGCTTTTGGAAAGGAAATCGTCGTTCCGAGCTCTGGCACGAGAAGGTCTTTTCACCAGATACCGATTCATTCAGCGCTGCTGCAAGGGCTTGCATGAATTGGGGTGTTGTTAATGAGCCTGTAGCAATTGAACGTTACAAAAGTATAACAGGTCGAGAAGTTGACTTGTTAGGCTTTGCTACACATACAGAGGAGCAGTTTGGATGGGTAGGTGCCTCTCCCGATGGATTACTTGGGTCCTCCACAGATGGTGGGATATTAGAGGTGAAGTGTCCGTATAACAAGGGAAAGCCTGAACTGGCTCTACCCTGGTCAACACTCCCCTTTTATTACATGCCTCAGGTGCAGGGTCAAATGGAGGTCCTGGATAGAGATTGGGTTGACTTGTACTGCTGGACTCAAAACGGAAGCACCATTTTCCGCGTACATCGTGATCGGCAATACTGGCAGTTGATGACTGGGATCCTGCGGGAGTTTTGGTGGGAAAATGTAATTCCTGCCAGAGAACTTTTGTTGCTTGGGAAAGAGCAGGATGTTAAAGTTTACGAGCCGTCTTCAACACATAGGCAAACTGGATTGATGATTGTTAAAAGCTTGAAACTAGCTGCTGAATCGGAATTGCTATGTAGGGAGATTGCTGGTGAGATCAACTTTTTCAAACCAAAATGA